A window from Setaria italica strain Yugu1 chromosome VIII, Setaria_italica_v2.0, whole genome shotgun sequence encodes these proteins:
- the LOC101766610 gene encoding pumilio homolog 1 has translation MVWNDNNKKLATKHINGGGGEEATAKGEKRKLRRSVSMTTVGGRLASAAKEQRARLYIMRRCVSMLLTRIMQTVRLMTPEELALHGHAPEGQEPREGSDHLEEIMPCVHMLAIDVYGNYAVQKVLEYGPESYKRKLIGYLIEHVLPTPKLSYRVFSYCNNLEIYDTLAAEIIESVNKLSREKFANYVVQYLLEHGGQAKRSMMVSNFAGYVVSMSYNKFASNVIEACLTFGSQEDRQLITNEIITRKMVSVAEEQQVGVLAGGCGQKQRGLSSLMRFKYGEHVIAAIESFLSAKGKTHSLPS, from the exons ATGGTGTGGAACGACAATAATAAAAAGCTGGCGACGAAGCACATcaatggaggcggcggcgaggaggcaaCAGCAAAAGGCGAGAAGCGGAAGCTGCGGCGGTCGGTGTCGATGACGACGGTGGGTGGGCGTCTGGCGAGCGCGGCGAAGGAGCAGCGGGCGCGCCTCTACATCATGCGCCGCTGCGTCTCCATGCTC CTGACTCGAATTATGCAAACCGTGAGATTGATGACTCCTGAAGAATTAGCATTGCATGGTCACGCTCCCGAAGGACAAGAGCCTCGCGAGGGTTCTGATCATCTGGAGGAAATCATGCCATGTGTCCACATGCTGGCCATTGATGTCTATGGAAATTACGCGGTCCAGAAG GTTCTTGAGTATGGACCGGAATCTTACAAGAGGAAGCTCATCGGCTATCTTATTGAGCATGTGTTACCTACCCCTAAGCTTTCATAT AGAGTGTTTTCCTACTGCAACAACCTGGAGATCTACGACACGTTGGCGGCAGAGATCATCGAGTCTGTTAACAAGCTGTCTCGAGAGAAATTTGCAAACTACGTGGTGCAGTACCTGCTGGAGCACGGCGGCCAAGCTAAGCGGTCCATGATGGTGAGCAATTTTGCCGGGTACGTCGTGAGCATGAGCTACAACAAATTTGCCTCCAATGTGATCGAGGCATGCCTGACCTTCGGGAGCCAGGAGGACCGGCAGCTCATCACCAACGAGATCATCACCAGGAAGATGGTGTCCGTTGCGGAGGAGCAGCAGGTGGGCGTGCTAGCTGGTGGATGTGGCCAGAAGCAACGTGGCCTATCTAGTCTGATGAGGTTTAAGTATGGCGAGCACGTCATTGCCGCCATCGAGAGCTTCCTCAGCGCCAAGGGTAAGACGCATTCCCTGCCAAGCTAG
- the LOC101774025 gene encoding thaumatin-like protein — protein MAKLQLLSIFLSMAALLVTSASGGGGGGGIQLILVNNCAESIWPGLLGTAGHPTPQSGGFHLAPGDETAFDVPLGWSGRVWPRRGCSFDDRGRGSCATGDCGGVLRCDGRPGATPATVVEMTLGTPRSALHFYDVSLVDGFNAPVSMSPVGGGAGCGVAGCQADMNVCCPSALEVRDREGKVAGCRSACRAMGGDRYCCTGDYASPERCRPTIFAHVFKAVCPKAYSYAYDDATSLNRCKASRYLITFCPPPTSRK, from the coding sequence ATGGCTAAGCTCCAGCTCCTCAGCATTTTCCTGTCCATGGCGGCGTTACTAGTGACTAGCgcgagtggtggtggtggtggcggcggcatccAGCTGATCTTGGTGAACAACTGCGCGGAGTCGATATGGCCTGGCCTGCTGGGCACCGCCGGGCACCCGACACCGCAGTCGGGCGGCTTCCACCTGGCCCCGGGCGACGAGACCGCCTTCGACGTGCCGCTGGGCTGGTCCGGTCGCGTGTGGCCTCGCCGCGGCTGCTCCTTCGACGACCGCGGGCGGGGCAGCTGCGCCACGGGCGACTGCGGCGGCGTGCTCCGGTGCGACGGCCGCCCCGGCGCCACGCCGGCGACCGTGGTGGAGATGACGCTGGGCACCCCCAGGTCGGCGCTGCACTTCTACGACGTGTCGCTGGTGGACGGTTTCAACGCGCCGGTGTCCATGTccccggtgggcggcggcgctgggtgCGGCGTGGCCGGGTGCCAGGCGGACATGAACGTCTGCTGCCCGTCGGCGCTGGAGGTGAGGGACAGGGAGGGGAAGGTGGCCGGGTGCCGGAGCGCGTGCAGGGCCATGGGAGGCGACAGGTACTGCTGCACGGGGGACTACGCGTCGCCGGAGAGGTGCCGCCCCACCATCTTCGCCCACGTCTTCAAGGCCGTCTGTCCCAAGGCCTACAGCTACGCCTACGACGACGCCACCTCCCTCAACCGCTGCAAGGCCAGCCGATACCTCATCACCTTCTGCCCGCCGCCCACATCCAGGAAATAA
- the LOC101767023 gene encoding putative cyclin-D7-1, with translation MEDDEEGSMLLHDDASDLLYCDEDPLLVSTPPPADGNGGGPVAAAAASVVGGDEEELGAAEQEEVLALLEHMVGRQGCYAPSRGYLEHLRRQQGAAGVAAARSRGVHYIIYAFGRLGLAAATAFNAVNYLDRFLSINCHLKWEEAWMVELVSVACLSIACKLDEVNIPSLHDLQMEEVLGHWFRAATVRDMELALLKALQWRLACVTPYSFLQLIITTATTARCATRLLIRSLAEPSLLLRFDPSVIAASALRCVNQLEQDRHQLLHGDIISRLVRPHCPTDEKDADECLRMMQAIYASCSLDFEQQCSPVSVTHNTAINRSAVSRRRLFGGGSSTPPPQEGSTATTQDDDGGNN, from the exons atggaagacgacgaggagggGAGCATGCTGCTCCACGACGACGCTAGTGATCTTCTCTACTGCGACGAGGACCCTCTCCTTGTCTCCACGCCTCCTCCAGCTGATGGTAATGGTGgcgggccggtggcggcggcggcggcgtcagtcGTCGGAGGAGACGAGGAGGAATTAGGTGCAGCAGAACAGGAGGAGGTTCTTGCGTTGTTGGAGCACATGGTGGGCAGGCAGGGATGCTACGCGCCGAGCAGAGGCTACCTGGAGCAtctgcggcggcagcagggtgCAGCAGGTGTGGCCGCCGCTCGCTCAAGAGGAGTGCACTACATCATCTAT GCATTTGGTCGGTtggggctggcggcggccacggcgttCAACGCAGTCAACTATCTGGACAGATTCCTCTCCATCAACTGCCATCTG AAGTGGGAGGAGGCGTGGATGGTTGAACTGGTGAGCGTGGCCTGCTTGTCCATCGCGTGCAAGCTGGACGAAGTCAATATCCCATCGCTCCACGATCTCCAG ATGGAGGAGGTGCTTGGGCACTGGTTCCGGGCGGCGACGGTGCGGGACATGGAGCTCGCGCTGCTCAAGGCGCTCCAATGGCGCCTCGCCTGCGTCACGCCCTACTCCTTCCTCCAGCTCATTATTACTACGGCCACCACCGCTCGCTGCGCAACTCGCCTCCTCATCCGCTCGCTCGCAGAGCCCTCGTTGCTCCTCCGCTTCGATCCCTCCGtcatcgccgcctccgcgcTTCGGTGCGTAAACCAGCTGGAGCAGGATCGTCACCAACTGCTGCACGGCGACATCATCAGCCGCCTTGTTCGTCCACATTGCCCAACG GACGAGAAAGACGCCGATGAGTGCTTGAGGATGATGCAGGCAATCTACGCATCCTGCTCCTTGGATTTCGAGCAGCAGTGTAGCCCAGTTTCAGTGACACACAATACGGCCATCAACAGGTCGGCGGTTAGCCGTCGTCGCTTGTTCGGCGGAGGATCGTCAACACCACCACCCCAAGAAGGCAGCACTGCTACTACACAGGACGACGATGGTGGTAATAATTGA